Proteins from one Mytilus galloprovincialis chromosome 11, xbMytGall1.hap1.1, whole genome shotgun sequence genomic window:
- the LOC143051949 gene encoding uncharacterized protein LOC143051949, producing MLLDKEISEFSAEMYLELIMTYNNDIHYDELHSFKEEEDLRTLSVLKLKNRLEKSLSVSIAKVEKMLKKELESSDLIRLCHIGIELANANSSDSRRQEKKRKSGNDDSSPSKKISGEPTTTQLKAEIELLKKGINVDVIEQALREVKEYAARSREINVDTLQLKLMHLDEVARRVGHQDRELYSMVLQRFLCHKNHERVGFLVTSLLSSPAETKLFEKEQKFLKIHGNELLSTKQQKEEVETKNLGNENQFQQFATMMQCMQSVLNPRPSTPFMAQRFAQNPRRMPGNGQRKPPSNYTGCFKCGDINHFKIDCPK from the exons atGTTGCTGGACAAAGAAATATCAGAGTTTAGTGCTGAAATGTATTTAGAACTTATAATGACGTATAATAATGATATTCATTATGATGAATTACATAGTTTTAAAGAGGAGGAGGATTTAAGGACGTTaagtgttttgaaattaaaaaaccgGTTAGAAAAAAGTTTGTCTGTTTCCATTGCCAAAGTGGAAAAGATGTTGAAAAAGGAACTAGAATCTAGTGACTTAATTAGACTTTGCCATATTGGCATAGAATTGGCAAATGCCAACTCAAGTGATAGTAGGAGACAagagaaaaagagaaaatcagggAATGATGATAGCTCACCAAGTAAAAAGATATCTGGAGAACCTACA ACAACCCAGTTAAAAGCAGAAATTGAACTTCTGAAAAAAGGGATAAATGTAGATGTAATAGAACAAGCTCTGAGGGAGGTCAAAGAATATGCAGCTAGGTCAAGAGAAATTAATGTTGATACTTTACAATTAAAACTTATGCACCTGGATGAGGTAGCTAGAAGGGTTGGTCATCAAGATAGAGAACTTTATTCAATGGTGTTACAGAGATTTCTGTGCCATAAAAATCATGAAAGAGTGGGATTTTTAGTCACTTCGCTTTTGTCATCACCTGCTGAgactaaattatttgaaaaagaacagaaatttttaaagatacatggAAATGAACTTTTaagtacaaaacaacaaaaagagGAGGTTGAAACAAAAAACTTGGGAAATGAGAATCAGTTTCAACAATTTGCAACAATGATGCAATGTATGCAGTCTGTATTAAACCCTAGGCCGAGTACCCCATTTATGGCCCAAAGATTTGCCCAGAATCCTCGTAGGATGCCAGGAAATGGACAGAGGAAACCCCCATCAAATTACACTGGATGTTTCAAGTGTGGAGatattaatcattttaaaatagactGTCCAAAATAA